A genomic segment from Nicotiana sylvestris chromosome 1, ASM39365v2, whole genome shotgun sequence encodes:
- the LOC104215715 gene encoding 11S globulin seed storage protein 1-like: MDIIILLPYYTNSPLLMYIIQGRGIHSTVIPGCAETYETESGESRTGERRRSFNDRHQKLRRFRAGDVLALPAGVTFWMYNDAEEPIVTVSLLDTSNHANQLDLTFRSFFLAGNPQRGVQQQFVGRQQETTMQERRSEQETTSKGGNIFNGFDTEILSEAFNVDVETIRRLQGQNEERGVIVRAEELRLTLPEESEQEERREQQQREGGRWPLNGLEETICTMKLRENIGHPSRSDVYNPRGGRVSTVNSLSLPILNFLQLSAERGTLYRNAIVAPHWNMNAHSIIYIIRGSGRIQVVGNAGRSVFDDEVRENQLLIVPQNFAIVKRAGNEGLEYIAFKTNDNAMVNPLAGRLSALRAMPEEVLMNSYQISRQEARSLKYNREELTVFGPGSRSSRREEYA; the protein is encoded by the exons atggacatcatcattTTGCTTCCTTACTATACCAACAGTCCTCTGCTCATGTACATTATTCAAG GACGTGGTATTCACTCGACTGTGATACCGGGATGTGCTGAGACATATGAAACAGAATCTGGAGAATCCAGAACCGGAGAAAGACGCCGGAGTTTCAATGACAGGCACCAGAAACTCAGACGTTTCAGAGCTGGTGATGTTCTTGCTTTGCCGGCGGGAGTCACTTTCTGGATGTACAATGATGCCGAGGAACCAATTGTCACTGTCTCACTTCTTGACACTTCCAACCACGCTAATCAACTTGATCTCACCTTCAGG AGCTTCTTCCTAGCTGGAAACCCACAGCGTGGAGTACAACAACAATTCGTAGGAAgacaacaagaaacaacaatgCAAGAAAGGAGATCAGAACAAGAGACAACATCTAAAGGAGGCAACATTTTCAACGGTTTCGACACTGAGATTTTGTCGGAAGCATTCAACGTCGACGTCGAAACCATAAGGAGACTTCAAGGACAGAACGAAGAGAGAGGTGTAATTGTGAGAGCAGAAGAGCTTCGTTTAACTCTACCTGAAGAATCTGAACAAGAAGAACGAAGGGAACAACAACAAAGAGAAGGAGGAAGATGGCCATTGAATGGGTTGGAAGAAACAATATGTACAATGAAGTTGAGGGAGAATATTGGTCACCCTTCTAGATCTGACGTGTACAATCCACGTGGAGGACGCGTCAGCACTGTTAACAGCTTGAGTCTTCCTATTCTTAACTTTCTCCAACTCAGTGCTGAGCGAGGAACCCTCTACCGG AATGCAATAGTTGCACCACACTGGAACATGAACGCCCACTCTATCATCTACATCATCAGAGGAAGCGGCCGAATTCAGGTGGTGGGAAACGCGGGACGATCAGTATTCGACGACGAAGTCAGAGAGAATCAGCTACTAATTGTGCCACAGAACTTTGCCATAGTGAAGAGAGCAGGCAATGAAGGACTAGAGTACATTGCTTTTAAGACTAATGACAATGCAATGGTTAACCCACTGGCTGGAAGATTATCAGCACTTAGAGCAATGCCAGAGGAAGTGTTAATGAACTCTTACCAAATTTCTAGGCAAGAAGCTAGGAGTTTGAAGTATAATAGGGAGGAGTTGACTGTTTTTGGACCAGGGTCTAGATCTAGCAGGAGAGAAGAATATGCTTAG